Proteins co-encoded in one Medicago truncatula cultivar Jemalong A17 chromosome 8, MtrunA17r5.0-ANR, whole genome shotgun sequence genomic window:
- the LOC112417474 gene encoding zinc finger protein GAI-ASSOCIATED FACTOR 1: MVDLDNVSTASGEASISSSGNNNIQSPIPKPTKKKRNLPGMPDPEAEVIALSPTTLLATNRFVCEICNKGFQRDQNLQLHRRGHNLPWKLRQRSSKEIRKRVYVCPEPTCVHHDPSRALGDLTGIKKHFCRKHGEKKWKCEKCSKKYAVQSDWKAHSKVCGSREYKCDCGTVFSRRDSFITHRAFCDALAEENAKSQNQAVGKANSESDSKVLTGDSLPAVITTTAAAAATTPQSNSGVSSALETQKLDLPENPPQIIEEPQVVVTTTASALNASCSSSTSSKSNGCAATSTGVFASLFASSTASASASLQPQAPAFSDLIRSMGCTDPRPTDFSAPPSSEAISLCLSTSHGSSIFGTGGQECRQYVPTHQPPAMSATALLQKAAQMGAAATNASLLRGLGIVSSSASTSSGQQDSLHWGLGPMEPEGSSLVSAGLGLGLPCDADSGLKELMLGTPSMFGPKQTTLDFLGLGMAAGGSAGGGLSALITSIGGGSGLDVTAAAASFGNGEFSGKDIGRSS; this comes from the exons ATGGTTGATTTAGACAATGTTTCCACAGCTTCAGGTGAAGCTAGCATCTCTTCCTCTGGTAATAACAATATTCAATCACCAATTCCAAAACCCACCAAGAAAAAGAGAAATCTCCCAGGAATGCCAG aTCCAGAAGCAGAGGTGATTGCTCTGTCACCAACAACGTTGTTAGCTACAAACAGATTTGTGTGTGAAATATGTAACAAAGGGTTTCAAAGAGATCAGAATCTTCAACTACATAGAAGAGGACATAATCTACCATGGAAACTGAGACAAAGATCAAGTAAAGAAATTAGGAAAAGGGTTTATGTTTGTCCTGAACCTACTTGTGTTCATCATGATCCTTCTAGAGCTTTAGGTGATTTAACTGGGATAAAAAAGCACTTTTGTAGAAAACATGGTGAGAAAAAGTGGAAATGTGAGAAATGTTCTAAGAAATATGCTGTTCAATCTGATTGGAAAGCTCACTCTAAAGTTTGTGGTTCTAGAGAGTATAAATGTGATTGTGGAACCGTTTTTTCCAg gaGGGATAGTTTTATCACACATAGAGCTTTTTGTGATGCGTTGGCAGAGGAGAATGCAAAATCTCAGAATCAAGCTGTTGGGAAAGCTAATTCAGAATCTGATTCAAAGGTTTTGACCGGTGATTCGTTGCCGGCGGTGATTACTActactgctgctgctgctgctactACTCCTCAATCAAATAGTGGTGTGTCCTCTGCTTTGGAGACTCAGAAGCTAG ATTTGCCAGAAAATCCACCACAAATCATAGAGGAACCGCAAGTTGTTGTTACTACTACTGCTAGTGCTTTAAATGCGAGTTGTAGCAGCAGTACTAGCTCAAAAAGCAACGGCTGTGCCGCTACCAGCACTGGCGTGTTTGCGAGCTTGTTTGCTTCATCAACAGCTTCAGCTTCTGCGAGTCTCCAACCTCAGGCACCGGCGTTCAGTGACCTAATTAGGTCCATGGGATGTACAGATCCTCGTCCTACAGATTTCTCAGCACCTCCATCGTCCGAGGCGATTTCTCTTTGCCTTTCGACTAGTCATGGATCATCAATTTTCGGAACAGGAGGGCAGGAGTGTCGCCAATACGTGCCAACACATCAGCCGCCCGCGATGTCTGCCACTGCATTACTTCAAAAAGCAGCTCAAATGGGCGCTGCTGCAACAAACGCCTCTCTGCTTCGTGGGCTTGGAATTGTGTCGTCTTCTGCTTCTACTTCATCTGGTCAACAAGATAGCCTGCATTGGGGTCTCGGACCAATGGAACCAGAGGGTTCTAGTTTAGTTTCAGCAGGACTTGGACTAGGTCTTCCTTGTGACGCAGATTCTGGACTAAAGGAATTGATGTTGGGGACTCCGTCAATGTTTGGTCCTAAGCAGACAACTCTTGATTTTCTAGGATTGGGGATGGCTGCTGGTGGCAGTGCCGGTGGAGGTTTGTCTGCACTTATCACATCAATTGGCGGAGGCAGTGGTTTGGATGTTACCGCAGCAGCCGCATCCTTTGGTAATGGAGAGTTCTCTGGCAAAGATATCGGAAGGAGTTCGTGA